The DNA sequence TAACAGCCGTTTCCTGATTCTGCCTGACTTGCATTTCCCCAATCTGGCTTCGCGCATTCTATCATTATCCCGCAAGAGATTGCCGAGCGATTGGCAGACTGCTTTTGGTCATCCGCTTGTTCTGCTGGAAACATTCGTGGACCCGCAGAGGTTCAACGGGACCATCTACAAGGCTGATAACTGGATCTATGCAGGCAACACCAAGGGTTTTAGGCGAATCAAAAAAGGTTACAGTGCGATTGCCGACTCCCCCAAAATGGTTTTTGTCAAGCCGTTGATTTCCAATGCCCAAACATTGTTGTCCCAACCAGTGATCGAACCAAATTATCGTACAGGAGGCAAGAAAATGATGATCAGCGCCCAAGAAATGGAATCTCTCCGCGACTTTTTTACCGGTGTCCCTGATCCCCGTCGAGTTCAAGGACGACGGCATAAAATTTCCACCATCTTAGCCATTGCCGCTGGGGCGACCTTGTGCGGCATGCGCGGCTATCTGGCCATTGCCGATTGGGCGCAAAGTCTTCAGGAAAAAGCAAGGAAACGCTTTGGCTGCCGATACCAAAACGACAAATACATCGTGCCGAGTCTCAATACCATCCGCGCTGTCCTGATACGTGTCGATCCTGTCCATATCGACCGCGCCATTCAGCAATGGAATCAAAAATATGGCAAAAATGACAATGCGTTGGCCATTGACGGCAAAACCATGTGCAACGCCATAGACAAACAGGGATATCAGGCTCACATCATGAGCGCGATTGGACACCAAACCAAGGCCTGCTACACCCAAAAAAAGTAGGAACCATCCCCGTATCCGAACAAGAGGTAAAACGCACAAACGAAATTAAAACTGCCTCTCCAATGCTTGATGCCATCGATATCGAAAATAAAATAATCACGGCCGACGCCCTTTTGACCCAAAGGGATTTTGCCCGATACCTTGTCGAAAAAAAACATGCCCACTACCACTTCACAGTAAAAAATAATCAATCCTCGCTTTTGGACGACATTGCCTTTGACTT is a window from the Syntrophobacterales bacterium genome containing:
- a CDS encoding DUF4338 domain-containing protein encodes the protein MKYTVSRITLHQGGISLFNLSEVLVRIVLPFEEQRFSQLMQEHHYLGALPKISETLWHIAVHGEQWVALLSFSAPALKCASRDRWIGWDFHHQYDRLKLITNNSRFLILPDLHFPNLASRILSLSRKRLPSDWQTAFGHPLVLLETFVDPQRFNGTIYKADNWIYAGNTKGFRRIKKGYSAIADSPKMVFVKPLISNAQTLLSQPVIEPNYRTGGKKMMISAQEMESLRDFFTGVPDPRRVQGRRHKISTILAIAAGATLCGMRGYLAIADWAQSLQEKARKRFGCRYQNDKYIVPSLNTIRAVLIRVDPVHIDRAIQQWNQKYGKNDNALAIDGKTMCNAIDKQGYQAHIMSAIGHQTKACYTQKK